A single region of the Rathayibacter rathayi genome encodes:
- a CDS encoding kynureninase produces MHPLDAQDPLAHCPELFVRTPEVRSYLDGNSLGRPLRASVARLARFAQEEWGGRLIRGWGEGWLEMPLKVGDALGSAALGAAAGQTIVADSTTVLLYKLARAAIARQAERGRDEIVVDMDNFPTDRYVLEGIAAETGSTLRWITSDPESGVGPDDLAPVLGECTALVLLSHVAYRSGFLADAAAITAQVREAGALVLWDASHSVGSVPLELDVWGADLAVGCSYKYLNGGPGAPAWAYVASRHQGSLAQPVQGWMGVADMFEMGPSYHPAEGIRRFLSGTPPITGMLAMQDMIALIASVGMPAVRAKSEALTAYALELADAWLVPRGVRVATPRDPARRGSHMTIVHESFAALVPRLHSQGVVPDFRDGIRIGLSPLSTTFAELELGVAAVRDSLG; encoded by the coding sequence ATGCATCCGCTCGACGCCCAGGATCCGCTCGCTCACTGCCCGGAGCTATTCGTCCGCACCCCCGAGGTCCGCTCCTACCTCGACGGCAACTCCCTCGGCCGGCCACTGCGCGCGAGCGTCGCCCGGCTCGCCCGGTTCGCCCAGGAGGAGTGGGGTGGCCGCCTCATCCGCGGCTGGGGGGAGGGCTGGCTCGAGATGCCGCTCAAGGTCGGCGACGCGCTGGGCTCGGCGGCGCTCGGAGCCGCCGCCGGGCAGACGATCGTCGCCGACTCCACGACGGTGCTGCTCTACAAGCTCGCCCGAGCGGCGATCGCCCGCCAGGCGGAGCGGGGACGCGACGAGATCGTCGTCGATATGGACAACTTCCCCACCGACCGCTACGTGCTCGAGGGCATCGCGGCCGAGACCGGCAGCACGTTGCGCTGGATCACCTCCGACCCCGAGAGCGGCGTCGGCCCGGACGACCTCGCTCCCGTGCTCGGCGAGTGCACCGCGCTCGTGCTGCTCAGCCACGTCGCCTACCGCTCGGGCTTCCTCGCCGACGCTGCCGCGATCACTGCGCAGGTCCGCGAGGCCGGCGCGCTCGTGCTCTGGGACGCCTCCCACTCCGTCGGCTCGGTGCCGCTGGAACTCGACGTGTGGGGCGCGGATCTCGCGGTCGGCTGCTCCTACAAGTACCTCAACGGAGGGCCGGGGGCGCCGGCCTGGGCGTACGTCGCCTCCCGGCACCAGGGCTCGCTCGCGCAGCCGGTACAGGGCTGGATGGGCGTCGCCGACATGTTCGAGATGGGTCCGAGCTACCATCCGGCCGAGGGGATCCGGCGATTCCTCAGCGGGACGCCGCCGATCACGGGGATGCTGGCGATGCAGGACATGATCGCGCTGATCGCGTCGGTGGGCATGCCCGCGGTCCGTGCGAAGTCGGAGGCGCTGACGGCGTACGCGCTCGAGCTGGCCGACGCGTGGTTGGTGCCGCGCGGGGTGCGCGTGGCGACTCCGCGCGACCCGGCCCGGCGCGGCTCGCACATGACGATCGTGCACGAGTCGTTCGCCGCCCTGGTGCCGCGCCTGCATTCGCAGGGAGTCGTGCCGGACTTCCGCGACGGCATCCGGATCGGCCTCTCGCCGCTCTCGACCACCTTCGCCGAGCTGGAGCTGGGAGTGGCAGCTGTGCGCGACTCGCTGGGCTGA
- a CDS encoding SMP-30/gluconolactonase/LRE family protein — protein MIDATPAGTPTYVLSEGPVWDPETGRLTWVDIEAGAVLSAPLAAEGIGAISRTDVGEQVGCALPLGDGRTLIALTRRLAILEVDGSLTRGSELLPEGHRFNDGTIDPQGRLLVGSLTLGESAGDDVLLRIEYDGSVTVLDDDLRLSNGLGFSPDGSVLYSADTESGMIHRRSYAGGEHGAREPFVALDEGVFADGLTVDAEGRVWVAVWGGSGVRVFDADGRAVEGEGIRIDAPHSSSIAFAGEDLDVAVVTSASRDLSADERTRHPFAGGLWVARPGARGRVATRWVEGPLP, from the coding sequence ATGATCGACGCGACGCCCGCGGGCACCCCCACCTACGTCCTCAGCGAGGGGCCCGTCTGGGATCCGGAGACCGGCCGCCTCACCTGGGTCGACATCGAGGCGGGTGCCGTCCTCTCGGCGCCCCTCGCAGCGGAGGGGATCGGCGCGATCTCGCGCACCGACGTCGGCGAGCAGGTCGGCTGCGCGCTGCCGCTGGGCGACGGACGGACGCTCATCGCGCTGACCCGGCGTCTCGCGATCCTCGAGGTCGACGGCTCGCTCACTCGCGGCTCCGAGCTGCTGCCCGAGGGGCACCGCTTCAACGACGGCACGATCGACCCGCAGGGGCGCCTCCTCGTCGGCTCGCTGACCCTCGGCGAGTCGGCCGGCGACGACGTCCTGCTGCGGATCGAGTACGACGGATCGGTGACGGTGCTCGACGACGACCTGCGGCTCTCGAACGGCCTCGGCTTCTCACCCGACGGCTCGGTGCTGTACTCGGCCGACACCGAGTCGGGCATGATCCACCGCCGCTCCTACGCGGGCGGCGAGCACGGCGCTCGCGAGCCGTTCGTCGCACTGGATGAGGGCGTGTTCGCCGACGGGCTGACCGTCGACGCGGAGGGCCGCGTCTGGGTGGCGGTCTGGGGCGGGAGCGGCGTGCGCGTGTTCGATGCCGACGGCCGCGCGGTCGAGGGCGAGGGCATCAGGATTGACGCGCCGCACTCCTCCAGCATCGCCTTCGCGGGCGAGGACCTGGACGTGGCGGTCGTCACCTCCGCGTCGCGCGACCTCTCGGCGGACGAGCGGACGCGTCATCCGTTCGCCGGCGGGCTCTGGGTCGCGCGGCCCGGCGCCCGCGGGCGCGTCGCTACGCGCTGGGTGGAGGGGCCACTGCCCTAG
- a CDS encoding hemolysin family protein, whose protein sequence is MAHVPTLVGVDLDTLLNIGLVVLFVLLGGVFAGTEMAIVSLRESQVRAIEAGSERGRRIAELVRNPNTFLSAVQIGVTLAGFFSSAYGASTIAPDLVPPLESLGLSAGAASTVALILMTLVIAYLSLVLGELVPKRLAMQKSVAFTRALAPPLNTLARLMRPVIWLLSVSTDAVVRLLGADPSEKGESVSADEVRDLISSTTEIHEDNRRLLTDIFRADDRRVAEVMRPRPDVDVLRGALSVADGYTAVLDQPHSRYPVVGDDFDDVLGFVHVRDLMSAFPEAGRAGTASSVAEITRPILAVPGTTKVLSALRTMRQNGHQIAVVIDEYGGTDGIITLEDLLEELVGEIYDEYDGARQAVDAKAAEQLHDVDGGMILEDLAEQLGIELPEGPYETVGGFVLDRIGRVAVVGDSVVVGDHLLRVAETDRYRISRLTLVPQPASKPSEPTAPAV, encoded by the coding sequence ATGGCTCACGTCCCTACTCTGGTCGGCGTGGATCTCGACACCCTCCTCAACATCGGCCTCGTCGTGCTGTTCGTCCTGCTCGGAGGCGTCTTCGCGGGCACCGAGATGGCCATCGTCAGTCTCCGCGAGAGCCAGGTCCGCGCGATCGAGGCCGGCAGCGAGCGCGGCCGGAGGATCGCCGAGCTCGTCCGCAACCCCAACACCTTCCTCTCGGCCGTGCAGATCGGCGTCACACTCGCCGGCTTCTTCTCCTCGGCGTACGGCGCCTCGACCATCGCGCCCGACCTCGTGCCGCCGCTGGAATCACTCGGCCTCTCCGCCGGCGCCGCGTCCACCGTCGCGCTCATCCTGATGACCCTCGTCATCGCCTACCTGTCGCTGGTGCTGGGCGAGCTGGTCCCCAAGCGCCTCGCGATGCAGAAGTCGGTCGCGTTCACCCGCGCTCTCGCCCCTCCGCTGAACACCCTCGCCCGCCTGATGCGCCCCGTGATCTGGCTGCTGTCCGTCTCCACCGACGCCGTCGTCCGGCTGCTCGGTGCGGACCCGAGCGAGAAGGGCGAAAGCGTCTCGGCCGATGAGGTGCGCGACCTGATCTCGAGCACCACCGAGATCCACGAGGACAACCGCCGCCTCCTGACCGACATCTTCCGTGCCGACGACCGCCGGGTCGCCGAAGTGATGCGCCCCCGCCCGGACGTCGACGTCCTCCGCGGCGCCCTCAGCGTGGCCGACGGCTACACGGCGGTCCTCGACCAGCCACACTCGCGCTATCCCGTCGTCGGCGACGACTTCGACGACGTGCTCGGCTTCGTGCATGTGCGCGACCTGATGTCGGCGTTCCCGGAGGCGGGCCGCGCCGGCACCGCGAGCAGCGTCGCCGAGATCACCCGCCCGATCCTCGCGGTCCCCGGCACCACGAAGGTGCTCTCGGCCCTGCGCACCATGCGCCAGAACGGCCACCAGATCGCCGTCGTGATCGACGAGTACGGCGGAACGGACGGCATCATCACGCTCGAGGACCTGCTCGAGGAACTCGTCGGCGAGATCTACGACGAGTACGACGGCGCCCGCCAGGCGGTCGACGCGAAGGCAGCCGAGCAACTGCACGACGTCGACGGCGGCATGATCCTCGAGGACCTCGCCGAGCAGCTGGGCATCGAGCTGCCGGAGGGCCCCTACGAGACGGTCGGCGGATTCGTCCTCGACCGGATCGGCCGCGTCGCCGTGGTGGGCGATTCAGTCGTCGTCGGCGACCACCTGCTCCGGGTGGCCGAGACGGACCGCTACCGCATCTCGAGGCTGACCCTGGTGCCGCAGCCTGCGTCGAAGCCGAGCGAGCCGACCGCGCCCGCCGTTTGA
- a CDS encoding ChaB family protein, producing the protein MPREEQVPSTIERSDKHAQRLWSAAHDSAVESYGEGERAHRTAFAALKHEYEKVGDHWERKADSGPSDSGAEGHGHSPGGETAGGVDANATKAHLLALAKRLNIPGRSRMSKAELIEALQRENTRRTRTAR; encoded by the coding sequence ATGCCCCGCGAGGAACAGGTTCCGTCGACCATCGAGCGCTCGGACAAGCACGCGCAGAGGCTGTGGTCGGCCGCGCACGACTCGGCCGTCGAGAGCTACGGAGAGGGGGAGCGAGCGCACCGCACGGCCTTCGCCGCGCTCAAGCACGAGTACGAGAAGGTCGGCGACCACTGGGAGCGCAAGGCCGACAGCGGCCCCTCCGACTCCGGCGCCGAGGGCCACGGCCACTCCCCCGGAGGCGAGACGGCGGGCGGAGTCGACGCGAACGCCACCAAGGCACACCTGCTTGCCCTCGCCAAGCGCCTGAACATCCCCGGCCGCTCCCGCATGTCCAAAGCCGAACTCATCGAGGCCCTCCAGCGCGAGAACACCCGCCGCACACGCACGGCGCGGTGA
- a CDS encoding amino acid permease, translated as MTSSVVRGDPDALEPSRLSSARAGGVKAWLLEGLRDDSGAHPGPHAATAKTHSWWRVMCLTGVDYFSTLGYQPAIAALAAGLVSPLATIVLVVLTLLGALPVYRRVARESFRGEGSIAMLERLLPWWGGKLFVLVLLGFAATDFMITITLSAADATAHAVENPFAPAWFHGAEVPLTLGLIALLGIVFLRGFREAISIAVVLVAVFLLLNAIVIAVAIGHVAENPVVIGEWWLALTTQHGNPLIMVGIALIVFPKLALGLSGFETGVAVMPQIRGNSGDTEGSPVGRIRGAKRLLITAAVTMSAFLITSSFVTTLLIPQAQFQPGGEANGRALAYLAHEYLGEGFGTVYDIATICILWFAGASALAGLLNIVPRYLPRYGMAPQWAGAVRPLVLVFTVVAFVITILFRADVDAQGGAYATGVLVLITSASVAVFLSAKRKKQRKRAVGFAVIAIVFVYTTVVNVVERPDGVRIAAVFIVGILAVSLVSRVHRSFQLRATSVTFDATAIDFLSTDADDYGVIRILANEPDDGSEAEYRDKLAEEQRDSNLPMRGPVLFLEVHTTDSSDFEEDLIVQGRVCHGFRVLTVTSGNIPNTIATVLLEIRDLTGVIPDVYFEWTEGGPLSNMFRFLITGTGEVAPVTREVLRRAEARRDRRPGVHVG; from the coding sequence GTGACCTCTTCCGTAGTCCGTGGCGACCCCGACGCCCTTGAACCCTCCCGTCTCTCCTCCGCGCGCGCGGGCGGAGTGAAGGCGTGGCTGCTCGAGGGCCTCCGCGACGACTCCGGAGCCCACCCCGGCCCGCACGCGGCGACAGCCAAGACGCACTCGTGGTGGCGCGTGATGTGCCTCACCGGCGTCGACTACTTCTCCACTCTCGGCTACCAGCCGGCGATCGCAGCGCTCGCCGCTGGCCTGGTCTCGCCGCTCGCGACGATCGTCCTGGTGGTGCTGACGCTCCTGGGCGCGCTTCCCGTGTACCGCCGTGTCGCCCGCGAGAGTTTCCGCGGCGAAGGGTCCATCGCGATGCTGGAGCGCCTGCTGCCCTGGTGGGGTGGCAAGCTCTTCGTGCTCGTGCTACTGGGCTTCGCAGCCACCGACTTCATGATCACGATCACCCTCTCGGCGGCTGACGCGACGGCGCACGCGGTCGAGAACCCGTTCGCGCCGGCGTGGTTCCACGGGGCGGAGGTGCCGCTCACGCTGGGCCTGATCGCTCTGCTGGGGATCGTGTTCCTCCGCGGTTTCCGTGAGGCGATCTCGATCGCGGTCGTGCTCGTGGCCGTCTTCCTGCTGCTCAACGCGATCGTGATCGCCGTGGCGATCGGGCATGTGGCCGAGAACCCCGTCGTCATCGGCGAGTGGTGGTTGGCGCTCACGACGCAGCACGGGAATCCGCTGATCATGGTCGGCATCGCGCTGATCGTGTTCCCCAAGCTCGCGCTCGGACTCTCCGGCTTCGAAACCGGAGTCGCAGTGATGCCGCAGATCCGCGGCAACTCGGGCGATACCGAGGGCTCTCCGGTCGGCCGCATCCGCGGGGCAAAGCGGCTGCTGATCACCGCCGCCGTCACCATGTCGGCGTTCCTCATAACCTCGAGTTTCGTGACCACGCTGCTCATCCCGCAGGCGCAGTTCCAGCCGGGAGGAGAGGCCAACGGTCGCGCGTTGGCGTACCTCGCGCACGAATACCTGGGCGAGGGCTTCGGCACCGTCTACGACATCGCAACGATCTGCATTCTCTGGTTCGCGGGCGCCTCCGCTCTGGCTGGCCTGCTCAACATCGTGCCGCGCTACCTGCCCCGCTACGGGATGGCGCCGCAGTGGGCCGGAGCCGTTCGTCCGCTCGTGCTCGTCTTCACGGTCGTCGCCTTCGTCATCACGATCCTCTTCCGCGCCGACGTCGACGCCCAGGGCGGGGCCTATGCGACCGGCGTGCTCGTGCTGATCACCTCCGCGTCCGTCGCCGTGTTCCTCTCGGCCAAGCGCAAGAAGCAGCGCAAGCGCGCGGTGGGCTTCGCGGTGATCGCTATCGTCTTCGTCTACACGACGGTGGTCAACGTGGTCGAGCGGCCCGACGGCGTCCGGATCGCCGCGGTCTTCATCGTCGGCATCCTGGCGGTCTCGCTCGTCTCGCGCGTCCACCGCTCGTTCCAGCTGCGCGCGACCTCCGTCACCTTCGACGCCACCGCCATCGACTTCCTCAGCACGGACGCCGACGACTACGGCGTGATCCGCATCCTCGCGAACGAACCCGATGACGGATCCGAGGCGGAGTACCGCGACAAGCTGGCGGAGGAGCAGCGCGACAGCAACCTGCCGATGCGCGGCCCGGTGCTGTTCTTGGAGGTGCACACGACGGACTCCTCCGACTTCGAGGAGGACCTGATCGTGCAGGGGCGCGTCTGCCACGGCTTCCGCGTGCTCACGGTAACCAGTGGCAACATCCCGAACACCATCGCCACCGTGCTACTCGAGATCCGCGACCTCACCGGCGTCATCCCCGATGTCTACTTCGAGTGGACCGAGGGCGGCCCCCTCTCGAACATGTTCCGCTTTCTCATCACGGGCACCGGCGAGGTCGCCCCCGTCACCCGCGAGGTCCTGCGCCGCGCGGAGGCGCGCCGCGACCGCCGCCCGGGCGTGCATGTGGGCTGA